The DNA segment TCATATTAGGCGATATTAACGCCAACACCCGTACTCGTTGCGTGGATGAGTATGTAGAGATGACTGACCCCAATTCTTTTACACGCTCCTCACCAAATGTTGCAAGGGCAGCTAATTTGCAGATATCGCATTCTTCAAACACGAATTTGACTTCACAACAGCGTTCTGTCGATGGGTTTGTAAAAGTGActaatttgaacaattttacatGCTCCTCGAATAACACTACACCACCGAAAAAACCCATACCTAGCCCACGTTCCATAAGAACCAATGACTATGCCAATATTAATCACATTTTAACAACATCAAATTCAAGTATTAATTGCACGAATGCGGCGGAATCGTTATCACCAACCATGCCGCAAAAGTAAGTAAAACAACATCACTTATcacggtgttttttttttttttattttacacgaGTTACACTGCATACTCACATAATGGAGTGTATATTACAGACCACAGGACCAAAGCCCACCACCGCAGCCATGCAAAGTATCGCCCGTGAAAGATGCGAACAATAATTGCCATAATATTAACGAGAAGAAACACTCGCCCACCCCCGATTTTCCGCCACCGACGGTTTTTCAAGCGGAACATACCATACTCGAATTTATGAGACCTAATAGCACTCATAGCAAGCGTAAATCATTGGGCCTGAAGCAACAACCACACCCAGATTTGGAATCCTTCATTATGGACGCTATAAATCAATTTGAGCTACCTGATTCTCCAGTGAGTTCTCGTGTTTCGGATTGTGTGGAGGAGTTTGTGGGTGATGCACCTTTTGCTGGTTAGTTTCAATATATTTCTGCAAAATATGTTACTAACTGTTGaattaaacattatttaatttcttcgcAATATAGGACTTTTTAAAGGTTCTACTTTGAATTTGGCAATGGATGGTAAAGAAGATGGCTTTTCCGTTCACCGCGCATCTAGTGGCCTACGCTCACCGAGTTTGGTGCGCTCAATAAAGCCACTACCACCCAAAAGAAATATTGCTCAGTCGCAAAAAGCGGTTGATGCTGAAAATTTCAATGCTGCACAAGTGTGGGCAGAGATTGATACCATACTTGAAAGTATTGGCAATGAGGTCAATAAACAGTCGGAACAAATAAGCGAGCTCAATAAAACCAGCACCTTGAACAAGGAGTCATTGCAAATACGTAGACCAGCAGCTTTGTGTTTGGGTAGTAACGACGATTGTGCAAACAACTGGTGTCATTCTCCAAACACGCTTATATTCGGACAAATACTCTACACAGTATATGTATGTCGCTTATGATTTAACTGTACAAATGAGTTTACAAcaatttgtgttatttttaaagtatcTAGGGTCCACAGTTATACGTGAATTGCACGGTACTACTTCCACACGAAAatccatattaaaatttaagcgAAATGCCACTCCACTGCCAGTGGTCAAGGAGAGGGAATCGAACTTAGTAAAGGATTGCAATAATTTAACCAAAATGCTCAAAGAGTCTAATCAGGATACGCGCCTAAAAGTTGGTCTTGCTGTGTCTTGTGGTGGTGTAAAGTTTTTAAACACCGACAATAGTGTAAGATTTCAAACATTACACGTATACTTTGAACAAAAACTACTAATCACATATATTTCTAGTCCACCATTTGCACGCACGATATCGAAAACATCAATTGTGTGTGCCAGGATGCCGAGGACTTGCGTTATTTTGCTTATATtactaaagaagaagatatgcaTTACTGTCATGTTTTTATGGTGGATAATTTGGTACGATACTCGTTCATAATTAAGTACAATATTATACtgtattgttattatttatttcaggaGTTATCACACGAAATTATTTTGACATTGGGTGAGGCGTTTGAAGTTGCATATCAGTTGGCGCTAAGCAAAGAAGATGTCGCACCGATTTCTAATAATTCGAGGTCTATGGAAAATATTGCCGAGATATAGTTTGACCATAAACTAACTACTAACTTTAATttctaattcaatttaattttgtattcaaCCACTAGTcgttgatttttaaattttcaaattgtattAATGAAGGTATTTAAAACCTACGCGGTTTTGTTTATCGCATTTTCCACGATTCTTGCAAAATCGTGACGTTGCATTAcgatttttgttaattttgaatgTTTTAATACAAACTTGttatttatgaaaacaaaatgtattttatttaatatatggaCATGTATATAAAACTTTGAAAGCTCCTACAACTGAAGGGTTCGCAAATGACCGGATACGTACAATACATCCTGTGGATAATTTaagcgaaaatatttcgaatttgacataaaaagCCCCATTTCTTCGGGCATTAGTGATGTGAAGTTAAAAATAACGCAACGCGACTCtgcaacaattttatttcttattttttttagttgttgCTTAAAACTGACAAGATtaacatatattattaataagtctaatataatatacttatttatatatatagtatattatattatactatttcaataataattattattacactttttctcctaaaaaatatatattttaaattacgaTGGCAACATTGATACTCTTGAAGGTATTGCATCCCTGCCATTGTTTGACATACGGCATTTGCCGTCAggtgtgaaaaatatattttcacattATTCAAGAAAtaacaatttgttttattttgtgaatATTGTTAAAAAGTAGTGTATTATCAGAAaagccaaaaaatggaaaaatctagGGCAAAAGTTACGAGTGAGGATATTGCTGATGGAGAAGGTAAGCTGTTGTGAATTTGTATTAGTTGGATTTCTCCCATGTGCAGGGTGAGGCAGACAGGCCATTAGGCATGTCTTTTATTTACATGAAAATGTACGGGTGTCTTATGAATAAAGACCTAATATTACACACAGTTTGAAAGTTTGCAGTGTTCtcagttatttttattaagaagCTGTTACAAGCAACAacgtaaagaaaaatatttttaagaaaatcatagTTCTTGATAAGGTATGAGATTTGTAGTTTTCTagttaatacaataaaattcaTTGTATTGCATTTGCAGTTGCTGGCGACAAAAATGATGGCTATACCACAGGATCTGCTAATGGTGAACCGAAATGCAAAGTTGCAAAGCTTAGCACAGAAGCAAACATCATAGCTGACCTAACACTTAATCACTCATACACAACACCGGCGTTTACACAGCAACTAAAAGCAGAATGGAGTTCGCAAGAGAAACAAGACTTTCACGACTCAGCAACGGATGTAAAAGTTTTTAGAGATCCTTTTCAAGTTTGTCTGCTACCAGATCtactacaaaataaaattacatgcCGACAACTTGTCGATGAAATGGTGCAAAAAGTTCAATGGTCTCGCAAACAAATGGATTTATACGAATTTTATCAAAGTGCGGATTTGTCCAATATGGCTACTTGTAAGTTATTAACAAGTTTCCTGCAAATGCTGCGACGCACTGTGAGACCCTGGCTAGAGGCATTGACAGGCTTAAAATTAGATTATGTATCTGCTTCTTGCTCTATGTACACCTGCGGAGATTACCTACTGGTACACGATGACTTACTAAAAGACCGGCAAATAGCTTTCATATACTATCTTTCACCTTGGGAAAATGTGGAACAGTGGCGTGAAGATCAAGGAGGTTGTTTAGAGCTTTTCAACAGTGATGATCATTGCTTCCCAGTATTCCCCGTAAAACGAAAAATATCACCTAAAAACAACCAATTTGCCTTTTTCAAAGTTGGCTCACGCTCATTTCATCAAGTTGGCGAAGTGACATCATTCGACTATCCACGTCTGACCATAAATGGTTGGTTTCATGGTGCATCCAATGATGACTTGATCTCTGACATAATGCGACCATTTGGAAAACAAGAATTCACATCACCAGTAAATAAGCTTTCGATTAATATAAATGAACTGTTAAACGAGGTATACTTAAAAGCTCAAACCaaaaaaagcatacaaaaacgCATCGAAGACAATTCCGAGATTTGCTTATACGAGTTTTTGAGGCGTGAAATTTTCGAACAAGCCCTAGAACAATTGTTGCACGACGACACCTTGAAATGGCGTCTGGAAGGACCAGCAAATGCGCATAATTATGAAGTGCTTGAACTTGATACGGCCAGTAAATCTATATCTCGTTTGATTTCACTATTTTCAAGTACCGAAATCTTTGCCTTACTACGTGACTACACCGATCTGGACTTGGCTGGACCGAACGCTATTAATCCCACATATAATCTGCAAATACAACGTTGGTCACACGGCAACTACACTGTTCTCGGTGACGGCGCCATTTGTGAGGAGAACACACTGGACCTAATTTATTACCTCAACGCCAGTGAAGGCGCTGCTATTGTTACCTATCTCTCACCCGAAGCGGATGAACCGCTACAAAAGCAACGAAATGAAGACTCAGATTTTGATGATATTGATTTCAACGAAGAAGATGATGACTCTGTACTTTTGACAATTACGCCAGTGGATAATGCGCTTAATATTGTATATCGCTGTGAAGGCACGACCAAATTCACCAAATACGTGTCGCGTAATACGCCACTGGAACGCGGGCCGGTCCATGTGATTTCTTGCAGTTATAAAGAATAGTGCGTGCTAACGTCCACGTCTCTTTTAGCAGCGCCACGCAcaaataacattaattttatGTGTTACCAATATGATAACTGTATATTTTAGTTtaccacaaatttttttgtgtgcTGAGTCACATTCAAAAAAGGCAACCGAATAACGGTACACGAAAATTATAATGAAGCAAAGAAAACACAGTTTATACCtcctattaattattttgttgaaatataattatttaaaacagaaaaaaagaaataaatatgtattagttGTTCCAAATAATCAAGCAGTTTGTTTACAGTGTATAAATGAAGACAAAGAGATTTATTAATTTGGTGTAGAGTCCAACTGGGCTGCGATTTGCTCTATATTCAGGTAAGGGTCAGttcagtaacaaaaaaaaaaggcaaaaaattataactgtTTACAACAAGTGCAGTGCTTAATTGAAAAACGGTCGTTTACTTTGCGGTTAGTTATACTCTAACTTAGTGAGAACAGTTATTTGcttgaaagttaattaaaaatttttgctatGTTACGAATGCActtcggttgttgttgttgtagcggcaaaaaCGTTCCTGCAGTAATTTCTGgaaatggtgccgagttgacagtccttggccgaatATAAAtctgggtccgttccggttacttagaccccaTTGTCGTAGAAACGGAATAATACACTTCGGTCGCCAATATTAGTGAGTCAAACGCGAGTAGAAGACCAATTGATCCTACTATAAGcaaaattctgccgctacaacaacaagggATTTTAAACTGGTCAAGGATTGTCAACTCGGAATTGTGGAATATTTTCCATCTCTAAGGCAGCAACGAACCATAATGTTACCGGCTGTGCAGCACTCTGAAAGAAACAATACGATGAAGCTTAGAAGACTCCAGTTGTAGACTTACTATtggcttacatatgtacatacgtaggtttgttgttgttgtttccgtAGCATCAGAGACAGACCGTGACTAGCGTTACTTGGCCTTAAATGCCACCGATGAATAGATTGTGAAAATGTGATGAGAATTTAAGgaagcaaaaactaaaaaaaaaacttcttaagGCGGGCTTATCGATATCTTATCGATATAAAAATTCTAACGTTACTTCACTGTTACTCTCAGAAACTAATTTGTTGACTagcatttgtttaatttttttcagataaatACCGTCTCTTTGCCTCCATGGCCTTCATGATTGTGGTCATTATTGTTGGCGTGCCTATGTGGTGGAAGACAACAGAAGTATACAGGTAAATGAATTTCTATACATAAAACGTTGCATATTTATTACAACAACATACTTTCTTTCAAACGCTTAACGGTAGAGTGAGCTTACCATCAGCGGATATCATGAGTTTGAGCGACAAACCGATAGAAATTGGCACAAAGGTTGCCATATACACGTTTGAAAAGTCACGTGGTGAACTACTAGTCAAAGAGCTGACGGAAGCTTATGCCAATAACGGTTTGTTTGTAAACCATTAATAAATGTCAAAGGTCGGTCTTATGTCAATATCCATTTTCTTAATTACAGAACTATGGCGTCCACAATTCGTGCAAATTGCGCCATTTGAGAAAGCGCTGCAAACCAAAACGCCAGCTGGTCTTGAGAATATATTGCTGAAGACGGAAGAAATTAAAGCTGGCGATTTTCTCTTCATTGAATGGCCAAAATTGCAAGAAGAAGTTTTGCTCACATCTGAGCGTTCCGCCTTGATACGCAGCGATACTTGTACGTTTTGTCCAcaaatcctaagattttaggctATTTCAtccgtttttgctttaatttcagCTTCCACACGCATTAAGCAGGTCATAAATACACTTATTCTGCAAACTCATCGCATGCAACAGATACTTAACGCAAATCACCGAGAAGCGGTCAAAAGTGAAGCGCCACAGACGGAGTACGATGTGGTGGTGTCGATATTGAATCCACGTCCGGATATAATGAACGCCAAGTGGAATGTGCGCATGGCTGTGGAAAGTATGCTccacaattaaattattttctacgaaatattaatttgtgAACAATCTTTCCTATCATAACTTGTTAGCCTATATTGCACCCTTTCTTAATGAAGTGTCACAAATATCCAACTACACGCTCACCACACAATGGAAATATCAGCTGCCTTTTGAAGCCGATTTGAAACAGGTGCGCGATGCCTCAAAACTTGGCCGCCACTACGCTTTGGGCGAGGCCGATTTGCCGCACATAATTACGTCGATTGAAAAGAATCTCGGCGTTGGCATAACGGCCAAGCCGGCAATTAATTTAGTGGTTTATATAACACCGTGTGACATTGCGCCCGTACACATTTATAATCGTCAAAATAAGCAAGCCACACGCCAGAAGGTGGATTCATTCATTTCGCCTAAATGGGGTGGCATCATCATTGCCAATCCGCCCGCCGAGGCATGCTTCCACTATAACACTGCCCAACAGCCGGTCGAATTTTACGTGAACACCAATGATGTCATGCAAATCATGTTGTATCAGCTGCAAAAGTTGCTGGACATTAATGTGGAGGTGAGCTACCAACAACTAAAGCATATTTACGTATATATTAATGCAATTGCATTTTCAGTTCAACATAGATGGCGTCAAAACGGTGGCCCTAGAGCAGATAGCGCCACGTCGTTGGGAATATGAAGCTTATATACGCCGCAGCGTGGTGATGCACATCGCCACCGCAAGCAACACGTTGCAGAGCCTCATTAAGCTACTAGGTAAGCACACGCAACTCCTTAATTAAGCGAATTTTAAAAACCCTTACACCTTTGTTCACAGACAACATCAGTTATATTGTTATCAATGATGACGTGGGCGAGTCCATTAATGACGCGTACAAAAAGTTGCTTCTGGCTAAGCAGGCGCTTGCTGCGGGTAATCTGCTGGCTGCCTCCGACTATGCTAGAACTGCCTTTGTCGCCTCGGAACATGCATTCTTCGATGCAAGTCTGTTGGCGCAATTATACTttcccgacgaacaaaaataTGCCATATACATTCCATTGTTCCTGCCCATTATGGTGCCGGTGATTACATCGTTCACCATGATTCGCAAGCTGCTGACGAAATTACGTAATGCCAAAAAGCAGAAAGTCGCTTAATGTAACTGTAGTTAATGcatacgtttgtatgtattgctTTTGTATGTCATTTAGCTATAAATTCATGGTAGTATTATTAATTTATCGACTGTAATGATTTTCTGATAACTGATCTGATTgagtaaaaacattttcgtaCGAAAATCGTGTCCCGTGGAATTTATTTGCTCTTTGGGGTTAACTTTAACCCAATCTTTGCGGGGGGTTAGTGCCAAAGATGGCTTGACCAACAAACGCAATCTCAATCTTGTTGTAATGGTTAACTAGAGTTTAGGTTGGAGTAGCAAAGAACTGTTACGTTTCATATGACTTTTTAATTGGGAAAAAGTTATACTGATACCATACAACCATTACTGCGGAAATTGCCACGAGGTAAAAGAAGGccaccgttcccacgacagtcggatctACGTAATTGGAACGGACCCgggtcggataaaaatccggttcGGTTCCGGTTACTTGGACACGACTGTCGTGGGAAAGGATCGCTTGCCTGTTTCTTGGCGATGACTCGGAAGTTACACATAAGGACATAATATTGGGAGGGGATTTTAGTCGCAGTggttttacaatttatttgttattgagcgtcaattttttcacttttttttcattggGAGTGGTTTCTACGTGGCGGGTTCAAAACCCAGCCGTCAACCTTGCTAGGCGAGGCGATTAAgttgtatacacatttatatagtgAGCCGCTTCTTTCAAGACCGACGCCCGCTCGGAGCTGCACCTCTGGCAAACAGACGCTGCCATTAGACTTCGACGAAACCACAAACAGAGGTGGCTAAGTTGAAGCTTCCTCCCAGCGAATCCAGGCTCCACACGGGTTGGCTACGGCATCTTAAACAAGGGTCACTCAAGTTTCCAGGTTGCGCGGCGAGAACGCAAGAGTAGGAATTGGGAATAGCCCACGACTGTAACTGCTTATTCCGAAGCATGCGTACGTTCCGAGAACCTAACATCTACTCGAACAACTACATATATTGTTATAGCGAAGATACGCGCCCTCTGTACTGCAAAGCACGccaagagcttgacaagctggccgagagaggtaatgctcaaaaattctacgaaaagatgcagcgattaacaaaaggtttcaagacgagagcatactcttgtagaatcccaAGACTGATGTCcaaagcatactgaaattatggagggaacacttcttcagactgctgaatggcagtgaaagcataacaccaggagaccAGGAACACGATTCTGCAATCGATGtcgatggagcggacgttccattgaccgatcatgaagaagttctaACAGCAATTACTCATCTGACCCAGCAAAGCGACGGGGGCCGTTGAATTGCCGgcagagctattcaaatacggcggtgaagagctgataaggagcatgcatcaattcttttgtagaatatagtcggacgaaagcatgcccgacgattggaattttaaaaggttctatcgagcgatAGAACAttgtgccaaatcttggaaaagctCCGTGAAAAGAGTATCgccacacaccacctctttgtcgatcgCTTTGTCTAAATTTGGCATtcccgtaaaactaatacggctatgtaaactgacgttgaggaaTACcagaagctccgtcaggattgggatGGATGGTGCGGAGGAATGGACAATgtcatcatctgatgagtcggccttaggaagGTCCGAGAGAAAGGATTTGCGGAAAATTAATGGTCCTTTCCCTATTAGCAACGGTTAGTATGGTAGTCGATGGAACCATAAGCCATTTGTGGTAtatggcgacattgacatagttcagcaaatcaagagacagcggctgcgctggctacgttgttgttgtagtgtctGTAGATCTCCACTacattggagagatcaggtagagaaggacctggctgcgcttgatatctcgaattggcgccaaatagtgaaatgaagaaacgactggcgcgctgttgttaactcggctataaccgcataagtgGTGATATttcacgatcttggtggccaatcgaccgacccaaaacgtgaatcCACTGATTGATatgatgtgtgagaagtggcgcatgaaatagtcggttatcatggcgcgttaactgtcgccattgacggttacgttctcacaggcatcatttttgaaaaaatatggaccgatgataacaccggcccacaaaacacaccaaaccgaTGTTTTTTccgaatgaaatggcagctcatgactctcttcaggttgcttttcatCCCAAATGTggcatttttgcttgtttacatacccattgagccagaaataggcctcatcgctgaacaaaatttaacttgaaaatgtcggatcttcttggtaCTTTTCGAGAGccttagagcgaagcgatgtcgtatgggaagtctttccatgatgaaatgccaaaaaataagGAACAAAAGTAATATGACAGTTTGACACAATTCATTCGTGATCTGATCgagaaaaggctattgaaaaaagtactctACTTGGGTGCCGAACTGAGTCTATTTAACTTTGACCGCGGTATAatctttcagtttttgagacatcaatctgaaattttgtccTTTTCTACCCAAGAAGCACCTCATTTTCATTTGTctaaccgtcgatatcggacaactataacctATAGTTGCAATacaactgaccgatcaaactcaagccTTCGTAAgagaaacctttttatttgataaggtatcttaacaaaatttggcatagactACAAGTATTATCCAAGGCATCGGTACAATCTCCGGACATTAGCGGAATCTCTTTGCAAGTAAAGTAGAATAAGTCAATATCACTCTAGACCAGtagattatattgaaatttacagAACTGAAGGTTTAAACTGCAAGGACCAGCGCTTGAGAAATTCTTCACATGGAAACCAGCTATAGACCCAATAACCATAACTTCACCATTTAAATAGGTATCTTCAGACATACATGCAAAATATACACCCTTTATAACTTTATGCatgttattttcaaatttacaacTCGCTTCTTCAAAAGATACGTAAAAAGacgataataaaaatatctgtgtaaattcatttttaattgcaataatttattttttatctttatttttgcgTATATGAAAACTTCGCTAATTA comes from the Bactrocera neohumeralis isolate Rockhampton chromosome 2, APGP_CSIRO_Bneo_wtdbg2-racon-allhic-juicebox.fasta_v2, whole genome shotgun sequence genome and includes:
- the LOC126766096 gene encoding prolyl 3-hydroxylase sudestada1 isoform X1 produces the protein MEKSRAKVTSEDIADGEVAGDKNDGYTTGSANGEPKCKVAKLSTEANIIADLTLNHSYTTPAFTQQLKAEWSSQEKQDFHDSATDVKVFRDPFQVCLLPDLLQNKITCRQLVDEMVQKVQWSRKQMDLYEFYQSADLSNMATCKLLTSFLQMLRRTVRPWLEALTGLKLDYVSASCSMYTCGDYLLVHDDLLKDRQIAFIYYLSPWENVEQWREDQGGCLELFNSDDHCFPVFPVKRKISPKNNQFAFFKVGSRSFHQVGEVTSFDYPRLTINGWFHGASNDDLISDIMRPFGKQEFTSPVNKLSININELLNEVYLKAQTKKSIQKRIEDNSEICLYEFLRREIFEQALEQLLHDDTLKWRLEGPANAHNYEVLELDTASKSISRLISLFSSTEIFALLRDYTDLDLAGPNAINPTYNLQIQRWSHGNYTVLGDGAICEENTLDLIYYLNASEGAAIVTYLSPEADEPLQKQRNEDSDFDDIDFNEEDDDSVLLTITPVDNALNIVYRCEGTTKFTKYVSRNTPLERGPVHVISCSYKE
- the LOC126766096 gene encoding GPI transamidase component PIG-S isoform X2, whose product is MEKSRAKVTSEDIADGEDKYRLFASMAFMIVVIIVGVPMWWKTTEVYRVSLPSADIMSLSDKPIEIGTKVAIYTFEKSRGELLVKELTEAYANNELWRPQFVQIAPFEKALQTKTPAGLENILLKTEEIKAGDFLFIEWPKLQEEVLLTSERSALIRSDTSSTRIKQVINTLILQTHRMQQILNANHREAVKSEAPQTEYDVVVSILNPRPDIMNAKWNVRMAVETYIAPFLNEVSQISNYTLTTQWKYQLPFEADLKQVRDASKLGRHYALGEADLPHIITSIEKNLGVGITAKPAINLVVYITPCDIAPVHIYNRQNKQATRQKVDSFISPKWGGIIIANPPAEACFHYNTAQQPVEFYVNTNDVMQIMLYQLQKLLDINVEFNIDGVKTVALEQIAPRRWEYEAYIRRSVVMHIATASNTLQSLIKLLDNISYIVINDDVGESINDAYKKLLLAKQALAAGNLLAASDYARTAFVASEHAFFDASLLAQLYFPDEQKYAIYIPLFLPIMVPVITSFTMIRKLLTKLRNAKKQKVA